In Pseudomonadaceae bacterium SI-3, the sequence CGCGGACAAGGCTAGGCACCCCCGACCGCGCCCAAGGATTGCGTGGTGGGGATTCTGTTTGTGTTGATGGAGTAGCTAGCGTGCCCGGATCGCCAGCAAGCTGGCTCCTACACCGGACAGCAGTGCGCCGACAATTTGTAGCCAGGCCGGCGGGCTTTGCTTACGCGCAGTTGCGGCTGAACCCGTGGACGAAGCTTCCGCGGCCTTGCTCCGTTCTTCGTAGGAGCCAGCTTGCTGGCGATCGCTTTGTATTTCGGGGCCGCAACCGACCCACGTGCGCGCGCCTATGGGCGCGCTTCCTGGTGCCCTGCGTCCATAGAACCGTAGGGTGGGCTTCAGCCCCCCGCTTGCTCCTGAAGCCCACCCTATACGGCTTTGCCGCGTCGATTGCGCCTGCAAAACCGGCTCTCGCATGGTTAGGGAAAGACCCAGTACCGTGTTCAGGTTTTTCTTGATTGCTATCAAGCAGGTTTCGATAGCTCCCTTCTTAAACTGGCCACGCCAACATGAGGAGGCGACCATGTCCGAGACCTTTACCAAGGGAATGGCCAGAAACATCTACTTCGGGGGAAGCGTGTTCTTCTTCCTGGTATTTCTGGGCCTGACCTATCACACAGAGCAGACCTTTCCAGAGCGATCCAATGAGTCGGAACTGACCGAAGCAGTGGTGCGAGGCAAAGCGGTCTGGGAAAACAACAACTGCATCGGCTGCCACAGCCTGCTTGGTGAAGGTGCCTACTTTGCGCCGGAACTGGGCAACGTCTTCGTTCGACGCGGTGAGGATGCGGCCTTCAAGCCCTTCCTGCAGGCCTGGATGAAGGCTCAGCCGCTGGGCGTACCCGGACGCAGATCGATGCCTCAGTTCAACCTGAGCGAGCAGGAAGTCGACGATATGGCCGAATTCCTCAAGTGGACATCGAAGATCGATACCAATAACTGGCCGCCAAACAAGGAGGGCTGAGAGATGAGCGTTATGAATCCGCATCTCAAGTTCCAATCGCAGGCCGTCGCCAAACCCTACTTCGTATTTGCGCTGATGCTCTTCGTCGGGCAGATCCTGTTCGGCCTGATCATGGGCCTGCAGTACGTCGTCGGTGACTTCCTGTTTCCACTGCTGCCCTTCAACGTGGC encodes:
- a CDS encoding cytochrome c, whose product is MSETFTKGMARNIYFGGSVFFFLVFLGLTYHTEQTFPERSNESELTEAVVRGKAVWENNNCIGCHSLLGEGAYFAPELGNVFVRRGEDAAFKPFLQAWMKAQPLGVPGRRSMPQFNLSEQEVDDMAEFLKWTSKIDTNNWPPNKEG